One Streptomyces sp. SAI-135 DNA segment encodes these proteins:
- a CDS encoding DUF4760 domain-containing protein has product MTSYELWSLVGSFGSLVVSVIAFGALAWQLLLLSRGTAQDHDRRRKQATMEYLTANMDRRKELFDEGIPNERDHGAIAALISLSLSGDQQSTKLISAYLTTFNFLAVGAQTDAFDRRVIDEAWGGLIIAVWNNYRPWIEAKRQDYGEPRVWENLEWLAGQMAPRRSAAPAGEGGNLPPQGQPVP; this is encoded by the coding sequence GTGACGTCGTATGAACTGTGGTCCCTGGTTGGTTCGTTCGGCTCTCTAGTCGTCAGTGTCATCGCCTTCGGCGCACTGGCGTGGCAGCTGCTCCTCCTGTCCCGCGGCACAGCCCAAGATCACGACAGGCGGCGCAAGCAGGCAACCATGGAGTACCTCACGGCCAATATGGACCGGCGGAAGGAGCTGTTCGATGAGGGGATACCGAATGAGCGCGATCATGGGGCCATCGCCGCTCTGATCAGTCTCTCGCTGTCAGGCGACCAGCAATCGACCAAGCTGATCAGTGCATACCTCACCACGTTCAACTTCCTGGCCGTAGGCGCGCAGACGGACGCCTTCGACCGAAGGGTCATCGACGAAGCTTGGGGCGGCCTCATCATCGCCGTGTGGAACAACTACCGGCCTTGGATCGAAGCGAAGCGACAGGACTACGGCGAGCCACGCGTGTGGGAGAACCTGGAGTGGCTGGCCGGCCAGATGGCCCCACGTCGGTCTGCCGCTCCCGCCGGAGAGGGCGGAAACCTGCCCCCGCAGGGACAACCGGTGCCGTAG
- a CDS encoding GNAT family N-acetyltransferase, whose product MRIIPAQPVDVATLLAFREEAAAWLSRLGIDQWQRPYPADKLLETIRAGTVFMVLDGDATAAAITLTPEVEEGLWTEQELAEPSLFISKLSVARTYAGQNLGGRLLEWAGDRAYRAGAKWLRLDAWTTNEDLQVYYLRQGFEHVRTVLEGAAINGGPRVSGWLAQRQTRPAEHVFTDETPEPARIGST is encoded by the coding sequence GTGAGAATCATCCCTGCCCAGCCGGTCGACGTCGCTACGCTGCTGGCCTTCCGCGAGGAAGCTGCAGCTTGGCTCTCCCGTCTCGGCATCGACCAGTGGCAACGCCCCTACCCCGCTGACAAGCTGTTGGAGACCATCCGGGCGGGAACTGTGTTCATGGTCCTGGACGGTGACGCGACGGCGGCGGCGATCACCCTGACCCCCGAAGTGGAAGAAGGGCTCTGGACAGAGCAGGAACTGGCCGAGCCCTCTCTGTTCATCAGCAAGCTCAGCGTGGCGCGCACATACGCCGGACAGAACCTCGGTGGACGTCTGCTCGAGTGGGCCGGAGACCGTGCGTACCGAGCCGGGGCCAAATGGCTCCGGCTCGACGCGTGGACAACCAACGAAGACCTACAGGTGTACTACCTCCGTCAGGGGTTCGAGCACGTCCGTACGGTCCTGGAGGGGGCAGCGATCAACGGGGGGCCTCGGGTGTCAGGTTGGCTGGCTCAGCGCCAAACCCGGCCGGCAGAGCATGTCTTCACGGACGAGACCCCGGAGCCTGCGCGTATCGGCAGCACCTGA
- a CDS encoding GIY-YIG nuclease family protein, with the protein MANRTSTQNLRKRVRYHYRGNAAGSTLRLTLGCLLGLELRRVGSGKRMTFGKVGEATLTRWMADNARVCWIERSEPWELESQLISQLDLPLNLDQNRHNPFHIRLKEIRAQARQQARELPISS; encoded by the coding sequence ATGGCGAACCGGACCAGCACGCAGAACCTGCGCAAGCGGGTGCGTTACCACTACAGGGGTAACGCGGCTGGCTCGACGCTGAGGCTCACCCTCGGATGTCTGCTCGGACTTGAGCTGCGCCGCGTGGGCAGTGGCAAGCGGATGACTTTCGGCAAGGTCGGCGAAGCCACCTTGACCCGGTGGATGGCGGACAACGCGCGGGTGTGCTGGATCGAGCGGAGCGAACCGTGGGAGCTGGAGTCGCAGCTCATCTCTCAGCTCGACCTCCCGCTGAACCTCGACCAGAACCGCCACAACCCGTTTCACATTCGCTTGAAGGAGATCCGGGCCCAAGCACGTCAGCAGGCACGGGAGTTGCCCATCAGCTCGTAG
- a CDS encoding TerD family protein, translated as MTTTLAKGGNAVLSAAVCRVTLTSPTTGIDVSAVLLGQDGKVRNDDDLVFYNHSSQDGIVLSGQTIVADLAAAPATVDRVEIVASIDPELRATHFDASNTPHAVIECGSARITFAPPPLTHRETVVILVELYRRAGVWKARAVGQGWDTGLAGLASDFGIVVDDPGPSTAQSPSAATATQTRPTPTAPPRPAYAPNISPAGAAVPLTPPTRPLVPLGKVALTKAGQATIDMRKDDPSLVVTATLEWNGGSAARRRAGADLDLYALYVPGSLVTPPGKRPNKSDQVVYYRQLGSPFAPPYIALDGDARVPGRETITIRRPDLQGYVLLCAYSAVENGTGSFKSYGARAVITDGRGSTVTVPLFNNRNFSYWVAIALIDFTVPGGVQIRHVEKYSGSHVEARPTLYSNGNFRMSTGKVEFKTR; from the coding sequence ATGACCACCACCCTTGCCAAAGGCGGCAACGCTGTCTTGTCCGCAGCGGTCTGCCGCGTCACCCTCACCTCGCCCACTACGGGCATCGACGTTTCCGCTGTTCTGCTCGGGCAGGACGGCAAGGTGCGGAATGATGACGATCTGGTCTTCTACAACCACTCGTCGCAGGACGGGATCGTACTGAGCGGGCAGACGATCGTTGCGGATCTGGCTGCGGCTCCTGCGACAGTCGACCGCGTTGAGATCGTCGCCAGCATCGACCCTGAACTGCGGGCTACTCACTTCGACGCGAGCAACACCCCTCACGCTGTCATCGAGTGTGGGAGCGCACGGATCACGTTTGCCCCGCCGCCGCTCACGCATCGGGAGACGGTGGTCATCCTCGTTGAGCTCTACAGACGGGCAGGCGTTTGGAAGGCAAGGGCAGTAGGCCAGGGATGGGACACGGGGCTGGCGGGCCTGGCCTCGGACTTCGGCATCGTTGTAGATGACCCCGGACCGTCCACGGCGCAGTCTCCATCTGCGGCGACGGCCACGCAGACTCGGCCTACACCCACTGCGCCGCCACGACCCGCCTACGCACCGAACATCTCACCGGCCGGTGCAGCAGTCCCGCTGACGCCACCGACGCGCCCCCTCGTCCCTCTGGGCAAAGTAGCCCTTACCAAGGCCGGCCAGGCGACCATTGACATGCGCAAGGACGACCCAAGCCTCGTCGTCACGGCCACACTCGAATGGAACGGCGGAAGCGCAGCCCGAAGACGAGCTGGCGCTGACCTCGACCTGTACGCCCTCTATGTCCCTGGAAGTCTTGTCACCCCGCCTGGCAAGCGCCCGAACAAGTCAGATCAGGTCGTCTACTACCGACAGCTCGGGTCGCCCTTTGCGCCGCCCTACATCGCCCTGGACGGCGACGCCCGGGTACCGGGCCGCGAGACTATTACCATCCGTCGCCCCGACCTCCAGGGCTACGTCCTTCTGTGTGCCTACAGCGCGGTGGAAAATGGGACCGGTTCATTCAAGTCCTACGGTGCTCGGGCAGTCATCACCGACGGGCGGGGCTCCACCGTAACGGTGCCACTGTTCAACAACCGCAATTTCTCGTACTGGGTTGCCATTGCATTGATCGACTTCACCGTTCCCGGTGGTGTCCAGATCCGACACGTGGAGAAGTACAGCGGCAGCCACGTTGAGGCGCGCCCCACACTGTACTCGAACGGGAACTTCCGAATGAGCACCGGAAAGGTTGAGTTCAAAACCAGATAG
- a CDS encoding toll/interleukin-1 receptor domain-containing protein, which yields MKIAFFLNDRDSTRRVMQKLADATTVAELGEVTFINPGDFAPRAIGSEIKKEFPETDVAVFDVTRARFHVGYMLGIAREAGVHVVLIAESGGEIPFDMASYRTLIYGNSLRDTKNLESALLQDLRNLQAEPSVEPSEWLQSEPKKAVFISYSHVDQKYIRRLLVHLRPLERQGIIDAWSDTRIEAGDAWREEIREALHRARIAILLISADFLASDFIVENELPPLLMKAEAEGTRILPVVVKACRFPRDPQLSRFQAVNDPKSPLAGMAEHQQEVIYDLLTESIERVIQ from the coding sequence ATGAAGATTGCATTCTTCCTCAACGATAGGGATTCAACTCGGCGAGTAATGCAGAAACTGGCCGACGCAACAACAGTGGCGGAATTGGGGGAGGTTACATTTATCAATCCAGGGGATTTCGCTCCTCGCGCCATCGGTTCAGAAATTAAGAAGGAATTCCCAGAAACCGATGTCGCCGTATTTGACGTCACTAGGGCAAGATTCCACGTGGGGTACATGCTGGGTATCGCCCGCGAAGCCGGGGTGCATGTGGTACTCATCGCGGAATCTGGCGGAGAAATTCCGTTCGACATGGCATCTTACCGAACGCTCATTTATGGTAACTCGCTACGCGATACGAAGAATCTCGAGAGCGCATTATTGCAAGATCTTCGCAACCTTCAGGCAGAACCAAGTGTCGAGCCTTCAGAGTGGCTTCAAAGCGAGCCCAAGAAAGCAGTCTTCATCAGCTACAGCCACGTCGACCAGAAGTATATTCGCCGACTGCTCGTGCACCTGCGCCCCCTGGAACGCCAAGGAATTATCGACGCGTGGTCTGACACAAGGATCGAAGCGGGAGACGCATGGCGCGAGGAAATCAGAGAGGCATTGCATCGAGCGCGCATTGCCATCCTGTTGATTTCGGCAGACTTCCTCGCTTCGGATTTTATCGTCGAAAACGAGCTTCCACCACTCTTGATGAAAGCTGAAGCCGAGGGGACAAGAATCCTTCCCGTAGTTGTTAAAGCATGCCGTTTTCCACGCGATCCTCAACTTTCTCGCTTTCAGGCGGTCAACGACCCCAAGTCCCCCCTGGCTGGTATGGCGGAACACCAACAGGAAGTCATCTATGACTTGCTAACGGAATCGATTGAACGAGTGATCCAATAG
- a CDS encoding ribosomal protein L7/L12 gives MADEYFLLVCDDVPHDVVLTDPGVRVMDVVQLVRRLTGLSLWRSKVLATQVPAVILACVPEEDATASVSALRDAGAQAEARERPQPDFLKP, from the coding sequence ATGGCGGACGAGTACTTCTTACTGGTGTGCGACGACGTGCCTCACGACGTGGTCCTCACCGACCCCGGCGTGCGCGTGATGGACGTCGTCCAGCTCGTACGTCGGCTCACGGGGCTGAGCCTGTGGCGCAGCAAGGTTCTTGCGACGCAGGTTCCCGCCGTCATTCTCGCCTGTGTGCCTGAGGAGGACGCGACGGCATCCGTCTCGGCCCTCCGCGATGCGGGGGCCCAGGCAGAAGCCAGAGAACGGCCGCAGCCGGACTTCCTGAAGCCCTGA
- a CDS encoding GNAT family N-acetyltransferase has translation MRIIPASPDDVSKLLAFREEAAAWLARLGTDQWRRPYPADKLLETIQAGTVFMVADGDATVATITLTPDAEAGLWTEQELSEPSLFINKLTVARTHSGANVGGRLLDWAGDRAYRAGAKWLRLDAWTTNKGLQAYYLRQGFEHVRTVIAGVAVNGGPRVSGWLAQRPTGPANHGFVDETRKPGEASPPDIQGRVD, from the coding sequence GTGAGAATTATCCCCGCCAGCCCAGACGACGTCTCTAAGCTGTTGGCTTTCCGTGAGGAGGCCGCAGCTTGGCTTGCTCGTCTCGGCACCGACCAGTGGCGACGCCCCTATCCCGCTGACAAGTTGCTGGAGACCATCCAAGCGGGAACCGTCTTCATGGTTGCAGACGGCGATGCGACGGTCGCGACCATTACTCTCACTCCCGATGCGGAGGCAGGGCTCTGGACAGAGCAAGAGCTGTCGGAGCCTTCCTTGTTCATTAACAAGCTCACTGTGGCGCGCACGCATTCCGGGGCGAATGTTGGAGGGCGCCTGCTCGATTGGGCGGGGGATCGGGCTTACCGAGCTGGTGCCAAGTGGCTCCGTCTGGACGCGTGGACGACGAACAAGGGGCTTCAGGCGTACTACCTCCGCCAAGGCTTTGAACATGTTCGAACAGTGATCGCGGGTGTGGCTGTGAACGGGGGTCCTCGGGTATCTGGTTGGCTTGCCCAGCGCCCAACAGGTCCCGCAAACCATGGTTTTGTGGACGAAACCCGTAAGCCGGGTGAAGCCTCTCCTCCTGATATTCAGGGGCGAGTTGATTAA
- a CDS encoding GntR family transcriptional regulator codes for MNKQPKYRQVADVLRREIDNGTFPPGSRLPSENDLQQRFDASRNTVRNGLSLLVSEGLLTSSQGLGYEVKSHEVFELNASRFENLNFPQNGDSYNTDVTKAGRRPHQTFRVEMLPAPEEIAQRLSITAGAKAVLRFCHRYVDDVPWSTQATYYPSWLVEASPRLAEPGDIEEGTTRYLAAQGIEQIGYFDEIAARMPTPEEARLLEIGAGVPVLLWTRTGYSQDRPIRCTITTFRGDLNRMNYEIGDLSARSENEPQ; via the coding sequence ATGAACAAGCAGCCGAAGTACCGGCAGGTCGCGGATGTCCTGCGCCGCGAGATCGACAACGGCACGTTCCCGCCGGGGTCGCGGCTGCCCTCAGAAAACGACCTACAGCAGCGGTTCGATGCGTCCCGGAACACCGTCCGTAACGGGCTTAGCCTGCTGGTCAGCGAGGGGCTGCTGACGTCCAGCCAGGGACTGGGCTACGAGGTCAAGTCCCACGAGGTGTTCGAACTCAACGCTTCCCGGTTCGAGAATCTGAACTTCCCGCAGAACGGGGACTCCTACAACACCGACGTCACCAAGGCGGGGCGACGGCCGCACCAGACGTTCCGGGTCGAGATGCTGCCGGCACCGGAGGAGATCGCCCAGCGCCTGAGTATCACGGCAGGTGCAAAGGCGGTATTGCGGTTTTGTCATCGCTATGTGGATGACGTCCCTTGGTCGACGCAAGCGACCTACTATCCATCATGGCTGGTCGAAGCGTCACCGCGCCTTGCCGAGCCAGGAGACATCGAAGAGGGAACGACTCGGTACCTAGCGGCTCAAGGCATTGAGCAGATCGGGTACTTCGACGAGATCGCCGCGCGTATGCCGACACCGGAGGAGGCGCGACTGCTGGAGATCGGTGCTGGAGTGCCGGTCCTGCTTTGGACGCGGACCGGGTACTCCCAGGACCGGCCCATCCGGTGCACCATCACCACGTTCCGCGGTGACCTCAACCGGATGAATTACGAGATTGGCGACCTGTCCGCCCGAAGTGAGAACGAGCCTCAGTGA
- a CDS encoding DUF6284 family protein, translating to MSHIVTVQDAVTAFADFMEPTDAELDAIELEMPAILADVDLLDAQIITIDRAPTELDVRRIRRARRRLLAARRDLINRTGAASLPEVGA from the coding sequence ATGAGCCACATCGTTACTGTTCAGGACGCTGTTACCGCGTTCGCCGACTTCATGGAGCCGACGGACGCTGAGCTGGACGCGATCGAGCTGGAGATGCCCGCGATCCTCGCGGATGTCGACCTGTTGGACGCGCAGATCATCACCATCGACCGCGCCCCGACCGAGCTGGACGTCCGGCGTATCCGCCGGGCCCGCCGCAGGCTGCTGGCCGCCCGGCGAGACCTGATCAACCGCACCGGTGCCGCGAGCCTTCCGGAGGTCGGAGCGTGA
- a CDS encoding Pycsar system effector family protein → MSATDSNLMTALAEVKAEITRTDTKTGLLLAFVGAVLAGTWTVAKDVPLSPAAYAVGGFGMALLVTAAGLLLRSTRPNLRGRHGFPLWATLTAEEITQHAAARDLAADIAGLSRLAVVKFTCLRRAVDLTCAGGMLLVLALLLTLGSAL, encoded by the coding sequence GTGAGCGCCACCGACTCGAACCTGATGACCGCGCTCGCCGAAGTCAAAGCGGAGATCACGCGGACCGACACCAAGACAGGGCTGTTACTGGCGTTCGTCGGCGCGGTCCTGGCCGGCACGTGGACGGTCGCCAAGGACGTACCGCTGAGCCCTGCCGCATACGCGGTGGGCGGGTTCGGCATGGCGCTGCTGGTCACGGCCGCTGGTCTGCTGCTGCGCTCGACGCGGCCGAACCTGCGGGGCCGCCACGGATTCCCGTTGTGGGCCACCCTCACCGCTGAGGAGATCACCCAGCACGCCGCCGCGCGGGACCTGGCCGCCGACATCGCGGGTCTGTCCCGGCTCGCGGTCGTCAAGTTCACGTGCCTGCGCCGCGCGGTCGACCTCACGTGCGCCGGCGGGATGCTGCTCGTCCTCGCGCTCCTGCTCACCCTGGGGAGCGCGCTGTGA
- a CDS encoding DUF6303 family protein, with protein sequence MSEQTTAREFTAQMSVRAGFWWLYVVVLNTTEPWPEHRLGRSVPTFTDRTNALRLLGFEPVPGARWAWTEDSINPDNPASPIVLIAATRIRSLPEVSA encoded by the coding sequence GTGAGCGAGCAGACGACCGCGCGGGAGTTCACCGCGCAGATGTCCGTCCGTGCGGGTTTCTGGTGGCTGTACGTGGTGGTGCTGAACACCACCGAGCCCTGGCCTGAGCACCGGTTGGGACGCTCGGTCCCGACGTTCACCGACCGTACGAACGCGCTCAGGCTGCTCGGTTTCGAGCCGGTGCCGGGCGCGCGGTGGGCGTGGACGGAGGACAGCATCAACCCCGACAACCCCGCCTCACCGATCGTGCTGATCGCCGCGACCCGGATTCGTTCACTGCCGGAGGTGAGCGCGTGA
- a CDS encoding DUF2637 domain-containing protein, which yields MNAVQIRSAERALSVGTWLIVAGAMLYSILTVTPLAAAHTPDKWDWTAPILPLVVDAAVVIVVRLDAVLARLGGHGGKWPVVLRWMTGCMTLALNVADSALKNDLVGVAVHAVAPLLLIVTAETGLAYRRAITAAVLALEAKQQAEREARERAAIERREEAARRAREEREHAAALAREQREHEARMAREQAEREAAARREEREREQARERAEREARERQEREREHLRAERERREREAAERAERERRERLEQERRERAEREERAARERAALLSAGPATDKLPEDDARAIVAAAHAEGLPVRQAAELCGWSVGWVSTRYAELRGPVNGVPVDLAGMGR from the coding sequence GTGAACGCCGTTCAGATCCGTTCAGCAGAGCGCGCGTTGTCGGTCGGCACATGGCTGATCGTGGCTGGCGCGATGCTCTATTCGATCCTCACCGTCACGCCGCTCGCCGCCGCTCACACCCCCGACAAGTGGGACTGGACCGCACCCATCCTGCCCCTGGTGGTGGATGCCGCAGTGGTCATCGTGGTCCGGCTGGATGCGGTGCTGGCACGGCTCGGGGGACACGGCGGGAAGTGGCCGGTGGTGCTGCGGTGGATGACCGGCTGCATGACGCTCGCCCTCAACGTCGCCGATTCCGCGTTGAAGAACGACCTGGTGGGCGTGGCTGTGCACGCGGTCGCGCCGCTGCTGCTGATCGTCACGGCCGAGACCGGACTCGCCTACCGGCGCGCCATCACCGCCGCCGTGCTGGCGCTGGAGGCCAAGCAGCAAGCCGAGCGGGAAGCCCGCGAACGCGCCGCGATCGAGCGGCGCGAGGAGGCCGCGCGGCGGGCCCGCGAGGAACGCGAGCACGCCGCCGCGTTGGCGCGTGAACAGCGGGAGCATGAAGCCCGCATGGCCCGTGAACAGGCTGAGCGGGAAGCAGCCGCACGACGCGAGGAACGCGAGCGGGAGCAAGCCCGCGAGCGAGCCGAGCGCGAGGCGCGTGAACGCCAGGAGCGCGAGCGTGAACACCTCCGGGCGGAGCGTGAACGCCGTGAACGCGAGGCCGCCGAACGCGCCGAACGCGAGCGGCGCGAGCGCCTGGAGCAAGAGCGCCGTGAACGGGCGGAGCGGGAGGAGCGGGCCGCGCGTGAACGCGCCGCACTGCTGTCCGCCGGCCCCGCCACGGACAAGCTCCCGGAGGACGACGCGCGCGCCATCGTGGCCGCCGCGCATGCCGAGGGCCTGCCGGTGCGGCAGGCTGCCGAGCTGTGCGGCTGGTCGGTCGGGTGGGTCTCCACTCGGTATGCCGAGCTGCGCGGGCCCGTCAACGGCGTCCCGGTAGATCTCGCCGGTATGGGCCGCTGA
- a CDS encoding RRQRL motif-containing zinc-binding protein, protein MTTAPASGSLPVYRWRLAPEGLATRRQLRTMGLRPGGQDVAAEVQRPRRRRGPLVAYLYRIDAAKPVRPMTPGRWAALARANRARRICPTCRRDAGYVIPTSLGACVPCASPR, encoded by the coding sequence ATGACCACCGCACCGGCCAGTGGCTCGCTGCCTGTGTACCGGTGGCGGCTCGCCCCTGAGGGACTGGCCACCCGTCGGCAGCTTCGCACGATGGGGCTGCGCCCGGGTGGCCAGGACGTGGCCGCCGAAGTCCAGCGTCCCCGCCGCAGGCGCGGCCCGCTGGTCGCGTACCTCTATCGCATCGACGCGGCGAAGCCCGTCCGGCCGATGACGCCGGGCCGGTGGGCCGCGCTCGCCCGGGCCAACCGTGCCCGCCGCATCTGCCCCACCTGCCGGCGCGATGCCGGATACGTCATCCCCACCTCGCTCGGTGCCTGTGTGCCCTGCGCGAGTCCCCGCTGA
- a CDS encoding helix-turn-helix domain-containing protein, whose translation MDWKQAWSTTTNTTTAALDSLAPVCAPFAARWDLEAERRNKLRTPEHLKALMAAQKEHNAARSTHATAKSQQLTARAASNNPFAASRRAARVAAKAAAKHERDTRAKLKAARVNYPTTLKTRAVQAHAAHAVPSAIASALMSTAHVTVWPAATSAVLIGANVAALALGRRKLRVPVDASLSLEERQLMERLDPTYWVEHAPDRGLAGTVTTPPAIEPGGIRCEIRLDGQWTVKALVEKTDSVRALLGARTALRIRITSASRGGWAVVTLATRSAAAGVSSLWTPDRIPSDPLMMSLALDTETGDEVLIPFDERLLVSGASGTGKSWSFRPLMATAHLRGDLLLIDGKGEEANIWEPVCRVAVEQDEITNAVDEAHAEMTRRKTDMKKRGISVWDGRQLTVVVDEGQVILALITKDKDRLQRLIELSSLGRSRGVVLWWATQYPLTDGSAPGVHKLIAPNLLTRFSLRVAGTTQAQVALDDCAHYAPHQIPDGREYRGHGYLKGYGPRMLRTWTLDDAGVRTLPKSIWSPAPSTGGQPPRTPLHLVKNTPAPSGAATNRDKVLGAVQAGARTAKDVADTTGLNKGTVSREIKALTAHGALRRTADGMLLPGQQAA comes from the coding sequence GTGGACTGGAAGCAAGCATGGTCGACCACCACCAACACCACCACTGCCGCTCTCGATTCGCTCGCCCCCGTGTGCGCTCCGTTCGCGGCCCGCTGGGACCTTGAGGCAGAGCGACGCAACAAGCTGCGCACACCGGAGCACTTGAAGGCGCTCATGGCCGCGCAGAAGGAGCACAACGCCGCGCGCTCCACGCACGCCACCGCCAAGTCACAGCAACTCACCGCGCGGGCCGCGTCCAACAACCCGTTCGCGGCCAGCCGCCGCGCCGCACGCGTCGCGGCCAAGGCAGCCGCCAAGCACGAGCGCGACACCCGCGCCAAGCTCAAGGCCGCCCGCGTGAACTACCCGACCACGCTCAAGACCCGCGCTGTGCAGGCGCACGCGGCGCACGCCGTGCCGAGCGCAATCGCGTCCGCCCTCATGTCCACCGCGCACGTCACGGTGTGGCCTGCCGCGACTTCGGCTGTGCTGATCGGAGCGAACGTGGCCGCGCTCGCGCTCGGGCGCCGCAAGCTGCGGGTGCCGGTGGATGCCTCGCTGTCGCTGGAAGAGCGTCAGCTCATGGAGCGGCTCGACCCGACGTACTGGGTGGAACACGCCCCTGATCGCGGCCTGGCCGGCACGGTCACCACACCCCCGGCCATCGAGCCGGGCGGCATCCGCTGTGAGATCCGCCTGGACGGGCAGTGGACCGTCAAAGCCCTCGTGGAGAAGACCGATTCGGTCCGGGCCCTTTTGGGGGCGCGTACCGCGCTGCGCATACGGATCACCTCGGCCTCGCGCGGCGGGTGGGCCGTGGTGACCCTGGCCACGCGGTCGGCAGCCGCAGGCGTCTCCTCGCTGTGGACCCCGGACCGCATTCCGTCCGACCCGCTGATGATGAGCCTTGCTCTGGACACCGAGACCGGAGATGAGGTCCTGATCCCGTTCGATGAGCGCCTGTTGGTGTCCGGCGCGTCCGGCACCGGCAAGTCCTGGTCGTTCCGCCCGCTCATGGCCACCGCCCACCTGCGCGGTGACCTGCTGCTCATCGACGGCAAGGGCGAAGAGGCCAACATCTGGGAGCCGGTATGCCGCGTCGCCGTGGAACAAGACGAAATCACCAACGCGGTGGACGAGGCGCACGCGGAAATGACCCGCCGCAAGACCGACATGAAAAAGCGCGGGATCAGCGTGTGGGACGGCCGTCAGCTCACCGTCGTCGTGGACGAGGGACAGGTGATCCTGGCCCTCATCACCAAGGACAAGGACCGACTCCAGCGCCTCATCGAACTGTCCTCGCTGGGCCGCTCGCGGGGGGTTGTTCTGTGGTGGGCGACCCAGTACCCGCTCACCGATGGGTCCGCCCCGGGAGTGCACAAGCTGATCGCGCCGAACCTCCTCACGAGGTTCTCGCTGCGGGTGGCCGGCACGACACAGGCACAGGTCGCGCTGGATGACTGCGCGCACTACGCGCCGCACCAGATCCCCGACGGCCGTGAGTACCGGGGGCACGGCTACCTCAAGGGCTACGGGCCGCGCATGCTGCGCACCTGGACCCTGGACGACGCGGGCGTGCGCACCCTGCCCAAGTCGATCTGGTCCCCCGCGCCGTCCACGGGCGGCCAGCCGCCGCGCACGCCGCTGCACCTGGTCAAGAACACGCCCGCACCGTCCGGCGCGGCGACCAACCGGGACAAGGTACTGGGCGCCGTGCAGGCGGGGGCCCGCACCGCAAAGGACGTGGCCGACACGACCGGCCTCAACAAGGGCACCGTCTCCCGCGAGATCAAGGCCCTGACCGCCCATGGAGCCCTGCGCAGGACCGCCGACGGCATGCTCCTGCCCGGCCAGCAAGCAGCCTGA
- a CDS encoding bifunctional DNA primase/polymerase, with the protein MTQPTTFRGEHLRTALALAASGLPVLPLRAGKVPFGNCRRCANNACGGRPNMKTPGPCTCPGPCHAWAAATTNPDVITSGPWRRAWLQAEAVAYHPGGAGLTVVDLDNADAIAWARENLPTTQVIPTTRGEHWLYLGRMQSANAVRPGVDIKSTMAYARWLGFGTGTMTTLPGAVRALITKDPSPVPSAPSAVRVPTLTRGEQCPHRTPVYLERGVAMAEQRITQARSAVHATVYRTFLAVLSTHGRCGCLTDAHVARLFTAAQAKGETARHCTDAWTNARTTLGL; encoded by the coding sequence ATGACGCAACCGACCACCTTTCGGGGAGAGCATCTGCGGACCGCTCTCGCCCTGGCCGCATCCGGCCTGCCCGTACTGCCCTTACGGGCCGGGAAGGTGCCGTTCGGCAACTGCCGCCGCTGCGCCAACAACGCCTGTGGCGGCCGACCCAACATGAAGACCCCCGGACCGTGCACCTGCCCCGGGCCCTGCCACGCGTGGGCCGCCGCGACCACCAACCCAGACGTCATCACTTCCGGACCCTGGCGGCGCGCATGGCTGCAAGCCGAAGCGGTCGCCTATCACCCGGGCGGAGCCGGGCTGACGGTCGTGGACCTGGACAACGCCGACGCAATCGCATGGGCCCGCGAGAACCTGCCCACAACACAGGTCATCCCCACCACCCGGGGCGAGCACTGGCTCTACCTGGGGCGAATGCAGTCCGCGAACGCGGTCCGGCCCGGTGTGGACATCAAGTCGACTATGGCCTACGCCCGTTGGCTCGGGTTCGGCACCGGCACCATGACCACTCTGCCGGGTGCCGTGCGAGCGCTCATCACGAAAGATCCCTCACCGGTCCCGTCGGCGCCGTCCGCCGTCCGTGTGCCCACGTTGACCCGTGGCGAGCAGTGCCCGCACCGCACGCCCGTCTACCTGGAACGTGGCGTTGCCATGGCAGAGCAGCGCATTACCCAGGCCCGCAGCGCAGTGCACGCCACCGTGTACCGCACCTTCCTGGCCGTGCTCTCCACGCACGGCCGGTGCGGATGCCTCACTGACGCGCACGTTGCGCGGCTGTTCACCGCCGCGCAAGCCAAGGGAGAAACCGCCCGTCACTGCACGGACGCCTGGACCAATGCCCGCACCACGTTGGGACTGTGA